One Natrinema marinum genomic window carries:
- a CDS encoding inorganic phosphate transporter, translated as MPEVLLVVGLLTAIFVGYNIGGSTTGPAFGPAVGANVITKVMAAALMSVFFFVGAYTIGPQVVETLGRELVEDTAIFTLRTNVAVLFFIGGALFVGNYAGVPASTSMTAVGAIAALGFATGELNWDVLGEVVVWWVVAPITGFWVAGVVGRYFYPRINAWIAIEGDQEGEPMVSLDRSGVVPRLGFRADGDRREITGALVVVAIGCLMGFASGTSNIANAIAPIYGTGDVDMIPLILIGCAAVAIGCFTIARRTLDTLGSDITNLPLTAAIVVAVISSGIVVTLSWLGIPASFVVIATMSIVGLGWGRATRTTTLSGVRAGEETRVSVGALTAEEEGERSPEIGEEEPEDIPQASDLFDPSTTARVILMQNVVPAISTIGAYLTFRFVPLFGF; from the coding sequence ACTCCTCACGGCGATCTTCGTCGGTTACAACATCGGTGGCTCGACGACCGGGCCCGCGTTCGGGCCGGCGGTCGGCGCGAACGTGATCACGAAAGTGATGGCCGCCGCACTGATGTCGGTTTTCTTCTTCGTCGGTGCGTACACGATCGGCCCGCAGGTCGTCGAGACGCTCGGGAGAGAACTCGTCGAGGACACGGCGATCTTCACGCTCCGGACGAACGTCGCCGTCCTCTTTTTCATCGGCGGCGCGCTGTTCGTCGGCAACTACGCCGGCGTCCCGGCCTCGACGTCGATGACGGCCGTCGGGGCAATCGCCGCGCTGGGCTTTGCGACCGGCGAACTCAACTGGGATGTTCTCGGCGAGGTCGTCGTCTGGTGGGTCGTCGCGCCCATCACCGGCTTCTGGGTTGCCGGCGTGGTCGGCCGCTACTTCTACCCCCGGATCAACGCCTGGATCGCCATCGAGGGCGATCAGGAGGGCGAGCCGATGGTCTCGCTCGACCGGTCGGGAGTCGTGCCCCGCCTCGGCTTCCGTGCCGACGGCGACCGCCGGGAGATCACCGGCGCGCTGGTCGTCGTCGCCATCGGCTGTCTGATGGGTTTTGCCTCCGGGACGAGCAACATCGCGAACGCGATCGCGCCGATCTACGGCACCGGCGACGTCGACATGATACCGCTCATCCTGATCGGCTGTGCGGCGGTCGCGATCGGCTGCTTTACGATCGCGCGTCGCACCCTCGATACGCTCGGCAGCGATATCACGAACCTGCCGCTGACCGCGGCGATCGTCGTCGCGGTCATCAGTTCGGGGATCGTCGTCACGCTCTCGTGGCTCGGCATTCCCGCGAGCTTCGTCGTCATCGCGACGATGAGCATCGTCGGGCTGGGCTGGGGCCGGGCCACTCGGACGACGACGCTTTCGGGCGTCCGCGCCGGCGAGGAGACCCGCGTCTCCGTCGGTGCGCTGACCGCCGAGGAGGAGGGCGAACGCTCCCCCGAAATCGGCGAGGAGGAACCCGAGGATATCCCGCAGGCGTCGGACCTCTTCGACCCGTCGACGACCGCCCGCGTGATCCTCATGCAGAACGTCGTGCCGGCCATCTCGACGATCGGCGCCTACCTCACCTTTCGGTTCGTTCCGCTCTTCGGCTTCTGA
- a CDS encoding inorganic phosphate transporter, giving the protein MVSAILLVGIVVAVFVGFNIGGSSTGIAWGPAVGAGVIGKTAAAALMSIFVFVGGWTVGRNVIETMGGDIVPAEIFTLQASIIVLFFIGLGMLVANLFGVPVPTSMTAVGAIAGLGLATGTLDMVVMGRIISWWVVTPILAFWIGGIVGRYFYPYLDRFFEIRQSSGPLLTLERSGLVPQPAMGPGTTGKELATTILIVVIACYMAFGAGASNVANAVAPLVGSGALDIGGYDGTNLGIAIGALAISLGGFTIARRTMEAVGNDLTELPLLAALIVAVTAATITTFLSAIGIPISLVMATVMTIVGLGWGRASRTATITGLARGEEELELSMNVLTQETPEEVPKIGEEEPEDILEADDLVRPAAVARFVAFWIIGPSASAGLAYAFFLVVPI; this is encoded by the coding sequence ATGGTTTCCGCGATTCTCTTGGTCGGGATCGTCGTGGCCGTCTTCGTCGGGTTCAACATCGGTGGTTCGTCTACGGGGATCGCCTGGGGGCCGGCCGTCGGCGCTGGCGTCATCGGCAAGACGGCAGCTGCGGCGCTCATGTCGATTTTCGTCTTCGTCGGCGGCTGGACCGTCGGCCGAAACGTCATCGAAACGATGGGCGGCGACATCGTCCCCGCCGAAATCTTCACGCTGCAAGCTAGCATCATCGTGTTGTTCTTCATCGGGCTCGGGATGCTGGTCGCGAACCTCTTTGGCGTCCCCGTTCCCACGTCGATGACCGCCGTCGGAGCCATCGCCGGCCTCGGGCTCGCGACCGGCACGCTCGATATGGTCGTGATGGGCCGGATCATCTCCTGGTGGGTCGTCACGCCGATCCTCGCGTTCTGGATCGGCGGCATCGTCGGCCGCTACTTCTATCCGTACCTCGATCGCTTCTTCGAGATCCGTCAGTCGAGCGGGCCCCTGCTCACGCTCGAACGATCGGGGCTCGTTCCACAGCCCGCGATGGGGCCGGGGACGACGGGCAAGGAGCTCGCGACGACGATTCTCATCGTCGTGATCGCCTGTTACATGGCCTTCGGCGCGGGCGCGAGCAACGTCGCGAACGCGGTCGCGCCGCTGGTCGGCAGCGGAGCGCTCGATATCGGGGGGTACGACGGGACGAACCTCGGCATCGCGATCGGTGCGCTCGCGATCAGCCTCGGCGGGTTTACCATCGCGCGGCGGACGATGGAGGCCGTCGGTAACGACCTCACCGAACTTCCCCTGCTGGCGGCGCTGATCGTCGCCGTTACCGCCGCCACGATCACGACCTTCCTCTCCGCGATCGGTATCCCGATCAGCCTCGTGATGGCCACCGTGATGACCATCGTCGGACTGGGCTGGGGTCGAGCCAGCCGCACCGCCACGATCACCGGCCTCGCGCGCGGCGAGGAGGAACTCGAGCTCTCGATGAACGTCCTCACGCAGGAGACGCCGGAGGAAGTGCCCAAGATCGGCGAGGAGGAACCCGAGGACATCCTCGAGGCCGACGATCTGGTCAGGCCGGCCGCCGTGGCGCGGTTCGTCGCGTTCTGGATCATCGGCCCGTCGGCGTCGGCCGGCCTGGCGTACGCCTTCTTCCTCGTCGTCCCGATCTGA
- the fer gene encoding ferredoxin Fer: MPTVEYLNYEVLDDQGWDIDDDDLFDEAADAGLGEEDYGTLDVAEGEYILEAAEAQGYDWPFSCRAGACANCAAIIKEGEIQMDMQQILSDEEVEDKNVRLTCIGSAETDEVKIVYNAKHLDYLQNRVI, encoded by the coding sequence ATGCCCACGGTAGAATACCTCAACTACGAAGTACTGGACGATCAGGGCTGGGACATAGACGACGACGATCTCTTCGATGAGGCCGCCGACGCCGGCCTCGGCGAGGAGGACTACGGCACGCTCGACGTCGCCGAGGGCGAATACATCCTCGAGGCGGCCGAGGCCCAGGGGTACGACTGGCCGTTCTCGTGTCGCGCGGGCGCCTGTGCGAACTGCGCGGCGATCATCAAGGAGGGCGAAATCCAGATGGACATGCAGCAGATCCTCTCGGACGAGGAGGTCGAGGACAAGAACGTTCGCCTGACCTGCATCGGCTCGGCCGAGACCGACGAGGTCAAAATCGTTTACAACGCCAAGCACCTCGACTACCTCCAGAACCGCGTCATTTAA
- a CDS encoding HPP family protein, whose translation MREGAAVSTLYAGVLLAVPGALAWLTGEALLFPSLGPSAFLLATGPDGEATRPRRVIGGHLVGIAAGLVAYHTIAPGLVVTASAPMLAGSQFRLVASGVLAVALTSGGMLATETGHPPACATTLIVSLGLLPSLVDGALIAVAVVVLVVVHELATRTRNRSVSSSGSSP comes from the coding sequence ATGAGAGAGGGCGCGGCGGTCTCGACGCTGTACGCTGGCGTCTTGCTCGCGGTCCCGGGCGCGCTGGCCTGGCTGACGGGTGAAGCGCTGCTCTTCCCGAGTCTCGGCCCCTCCGCGTTCCTGCTGGCGACGGGTCCGGACGGCGAGGCGACTCGCCCGCGACGGGTCATCGGCGGCCACCTCGTCGGCATCGCGGCCGGGCTCGTCGCGTACCACACGATCGCTCCCGGACTCGTCGTGACGGCGAGCGCGCCGATGCTCGCCGGTTCCCAGTTCCGGCTCGTCGCCAGCGGCGTCCTCGCCGTCGCCCTCACGTCGGGCGGAATGCTCGCGACCGAGACGGGACACCCGCCCGCCTGTGCGACGACGCTCATCGTCTCGCTCGGCCTCCTCCCGTCGCTCGTCGACGGCGCGCTCATCGCCGTCGCCGTCGTCGTCCTCGTCGTCGTCCACGAGCTCGCGACCCGGACCCGGAACCGATCGGTGTCCTCGAGCGGCTCGTCGCCGTAG